A part of Geothrix oryzae genomic DNA contains:
- the gyrB gene encoding DNA topoisomerase (ATP-hydrolyzing) subunit B, whose protein sequence is MSEEVFTSRVHTPQESDSYTADNITVLRDLEAVRKRPGMYIGDTDDGSGLHHMVYEVVDNAVDEALAGFCTRVDVVLHNDGSCSVEDNGRGIPVDIHKEEGRSAAEVIMTVLHAGGKFDNTSTEGKNAYKVSGGLHGVGVSCVNALSSKLWLTIWKEGQEYAMTFSQGKADAPLKPVGPTARRGTRVRFQPDPEVFNNVLDFSFETLSQRLRELSYLNQGVHIRITDERTGDNQDFMNAGGISSFVEHLNRNKPVLHKPPIYIKDEKQDTTVEVALQWNDSYQETLYCFTNNIRNRDGGAHLEGFRAAMTRVINAYAEKNNLLKSAKVSLSGEDVREGLTAVLSAKVPDPKFSSQTKDRLVSSEVKGIVQTIVYEKLSAFFEENPREAKAILEKAIEAARAREAARKARELTRRKGALDGGGLPGKLADCQEKDPALSEIFLVEGDSAGGSAKQGRHRATQAILPLKGKVLNVEKARFDRIIGAVELRILIQALGTGIGKDEFKIENLRYHKVVLMTDADVDGAHIRTLLLTFFYRQMPELVERGHLYIAQPPLYKVKKGKTEKYLKDERAMEEFLFQKALDGWSLSLPDGTEHRGAVLVREMKKWGEVQQLFGKLERRGYARPLVRALLAEGLLDEDRFTRREGLEQLAAALVKQKLGTCEIETIEGEERPAEGEEPAMTTPASHRLRLVRMHLSRPITLWIDSQVAHWGEFRRLAALQVELAGFRGGELRLRRLKDIKDVPKDKDGEDEVEVEEGTPKLGKEQVFTDPEEMLAMVLEEGKRGLGIQRYKGLGEMNPEQLWETTMDPERRTLLQVRVDDAVAADEIFTVLMGDAVEPRRRFIETNALLAENIDI, encoded by the coding sequence ATGTCCGAAGAAGTCTTCACCTCACGCGTACACACTCCCCAGGAATCCGACAGCTACACCGCCGACAACATCACGGTTCTGAGAGACCTCGAGGCCGTCCGCAAGCGGCCCGGCATGTACATCGGCGACACCGACGATGGCAGCGGCCTGCACCACATGGTCTACGAGGTGGTGGACAACGCCGTCGACGAGGCCCTGGCGGGCTTCTGCACCCGCGTGGATGTGGTGCTCCACAACGACGGCAGCTGCAGCGTCGAGGACAACGGGCGCGGCATCCCCGTGGACATCCACAAGGAAGAGGGCCGCAGCGCCGCCGAAGTGATCATGACGGTGCTCCACGCCGGCGGGAAATTCGACAACACCAGCACCGAGGGCAAGAACGCCTACAAGGTGTCCGGTGGCCTCCACGGCGTGGGCGTGTCCTGCGTGAACGCCCTGTCCTCCAAGCTCTGGCTCACCATCTGGAAGGAGGGCCAGGAGTACGCCATGACCTTCTCCCAGGGCAAGGCCGACGCCCCCCTGAAGCCCGTGGGGCCCACGGCGCGGCGGGGCACCCGCGTGCGCTTCCAGCCCGACCCCGAGGTGTTCAACAATGTCCTCGACTTCAGCTTCGAGACCCTCAGCCAGCGACTGCGGGAACTGAGCTACCTGAACCAGGGCGTCCACATCCGCATCACGGACGAGCGCACCGGCGACAACCAGGACTTCATGAACGCCGGGGGCATCAGCTCCTTCGTGGAGCACCTGAACCGCAACAAGCCGGTCCTCCACAAGCCCCCGATCTACATCAAGGACGAGAAGCAGGACACCACCGTCGAGGTGGCCCTCCAGTGGAACGACTCCTACCAGGAGACCCTCTACTGCTTCACGAACAACATCCGCAACCGCGACGGCGGCGCGCACCTGGAGGGCTTCCGGGCCGCCATGACCCGCGTCATCAACGCCTACGCCGAGAAGAACAACCTGCTGAAGAGCGCCAAGGTGAGCCTCTCGGGCGAGGATGTCCGCGAGGGCCTGACGGCGGTTCTTAGTGCCAAAGTCCCTGATCCCAAATTTTCCAGTCAGACGAAGGATCGCCTCGTGTCCAGCGAGGTCAAGGGCATCGTCCAGACCATCGTCTACGAGAAGCTCTCGGCGTTCTTCGAGGAGAACCCCCGGGAGGCCAAGGCCATCCTGGAGAAGGCCATCGAGGCCGCCCGCGCCCGCGAGGCCGCCCGGAAGGCCCGCGAGTTGACCCGCCGAAAGGGCGCCCTCGACGGAGGCGGTCTGCCGGGCAAGTTGGCGGACTGCCAGGAGAAGGATCCGGCCCTCAGCGAGATCTTCCTGGTGGAGGGCGATTCCGCCGGCGGCAGCGCCAAGCAGGGCCGCCATCGCGCCACCCAGGCCATCCTGCCCCTCAAGGGCAAGGTGCTCAACGTGGAGAAGGCCCGCTTCGACCGCATCATCGGCGCCGTGGAGCTCCGGATCCTCATCCAGGCGCTGGGCACCGGCATCGGCAAGGATGAGTTCAAGATCGAGAACCTCCGCTACCACAAGGTCGTGCTGATGACCGACGCCGATGTGGACGGCGCGCACATTCGCACCCTGCTGCTCACCTTCTTCTACCGGCAGATGCCGGAGCTGGTGGAGCGCGGCCACCTCTACATCGCCCAGCCGCCTCTCTACAAGGTGAAGAAGGGCAAGACGGAGAAATACCTCAAGGACGAGCGCGCCATGGAGGAGTTTCTCTTCCAGAAGGCCCTGGACGGCTGGTCCCTCAGCCTGCCGGACGGCACGGAGCACCGGGGCGCCGTCCTGGTGCGCGAGATGAAGAAGTGGGGCGAGGTGCAGCAGCTCTTCGGCAAGCTGGAGCGCCGCGGCTATGCCCGTCCCCTGGTCCGTGCGCTGCTGGCCGAGGGCCTGCTGGACGAAGACCGGTTCACCCGCAGGGAAGGGCTGGAGCAGCTGGCCGCCGCCCTCGTGAAGCAGAAGCTCGGCACCTGCGAGATTGAAACCATCGAAGGCGAGGAGCGCCCCGCCGAGGGCGAGGAGCCCGCGATGACCACGCCCGCCAGCCATCGCCTCCGCCTGGTCCGCATGCACCTGAGCCGCCCCATCACCCTCTGGATCGACAGCCAGGTGGCCCACTGGGGCGAGTTCCGCCGCCTGGCCGCCCTGCAGGTCGAGCTGGCCGGCTTCCGCGGGGGCGAGCTGCGGCTCCGCCGCCTCAAGGACATCAAGGATGTCCCCAAGGACAAGGACGGCGAGGACGAGGTCGAGGTCGAGGAGGGCACCCCCAAGCTCGGCAAGGAGCAGGTGTTCACGGATCCCGAGGAGATGCTGGCCATGGTCCTCGAGGAGGGCAAGCGGGGGCTCGGCATCCAGCGCTACAAGGGCCTGGGCGAGATGAACCCCGAGCAGCTCTGGGAGACCACCATGGATCCCGAGCGCCGCACCCTGCTGCAGGTTCGGGTGGACGATGCGGTGGCAGCCGACGAGATCTTCACCGTCCTCATGGGTGATGCCGTGGAACCCCGACGCCGCTTCATCGAGACCAACGCCCTCCTGGCGGAGAACATCGACATCTAA
- the gyrA gene encoding DNA gyrase subunit A, translating to MNPNRIEPLEIEKEMRKSYLDYAMSVIVGRALPDVRDGLKPVHRRVLFAMKEAGNDWNRAYKKSARTVGDVMGKYHPHGDSAIYDTLVRMAQPFSMRHVLVDGQGNFGSIDGDSAAAMRYTEARLSRLANEMMGDIDQDTVDFGPNYDGSMQEPLTLPARFPNLLVNGSQGIAVGMATSIPPHNLRECCHALVDLIDQPSLGLEGLMAHIKAPDFPGGGIMLGTEGVLDAYRTGRGRCVVRAKSHVEQIRRAGDREQLVFTELPYQVNKATLIEKIAELVREKKIDGISDLRDESDREGIRLVVELKKNEPSDIVLNQLYQQTQLQNSFPITMLAIVNGQPRICTLREVLQEFIGFRREVVTRRTLFQLRKAEDRHHVLMGLKIALDHLDAVIKLIRGAKSPEEAKAGLMAGAFATAAALKKDPSLCLSAVQAQAILDMRLQRLTGLEREKILDELAELEKQIAKLKAILADDKLLLQVIKEELQQVADQFGNDRRTEIVGYSGEIRMEDVVPDDPMVVTMSKAGYIKRTDLTAYRRQRRGGKGKVGMKTKDEDFVEQLFMTKAHDTLMAFTDKGIVYALKVYDLPEAAASTRGKHIRNLISLKDGENVVTLMALRDFPEGETLVFATSDGTVKKSSLAAYANIRTNGLIALNIDDGNSLVAVRRSTGTQQIVLATAQGKAIRFPEEDVRATGRATTGVRGMKLAKGDHIVDMEVAEPLPDLPEGVEPDESTEDHGMLLTVCEKGYGKRSLLQDYRLQGRGGTGVINIRAGVRNGQVVGFKLVKPGEGCLLISQEGMVIRFLIDEVRKTGRNAQGVSLLKLASAEDRVVGLAKIDASAMALDEEEDLVEVEAAHPGPDENGEQPKLGL from the coding sequence ATGAACCCGAACCGTATCGAACCCCTGGAAATCGAAAAAGAAATGCGGAAGTCCTACCTGGACTACGCCATGAGCGTCATCGTGGGCCGGGCCCTGCCCGATGTCCGCGACGGCCTCAAGCCGGTGCACCGCCGGGTGCTGTTCGCCATGAAGGAGGCCGGCAACGACTGGAACCGGGCCTACAAGAAGTCCGCCCGCACCGTGGGCGATGTGATGGGTAAGTACCATCCCCATGGCGACTCCGCCATCTACGACACCCTCGTCCGCATGGCCCAGCCCTTCTCCATGCGCCATGTGCTGGTGGACGGCCAGGGCAACTTCGGCTCCATCGACGGCGACTCCGCGGCGGCCATGCGCTACACCGAGGCCCGCCTGTCCCGCCTCGCCAACGAGATGATGGGCGACATCGACCAGGACACGGTGGATTTCGGCCCCAACTACGACGGCAGCATGCAGGAGCCCCTGACCCTGCCGGCCCGCTTCCCTAACCTCCTGGTGAACGGCTCCCAGGGCATCGCCGTGGGCATGGCCACCAGTATCCCCCCGCACAACCTGCGGGAGTGCTGCCACGCCCTGGTGGACCTGATCGATCAGCCGAGCCTGGGCCTCGAGGGCCTCATGGCCCACATCAAGGCTCCCGACTTCCCGGGCGGCGGCATCATGCTGGGCACCGAGGGGGTGCTGGACGCCTACCGCACGGGCCGCGGCCGCTGCGTGGTGCGCGCCAAGTCCCATGTGGAGCAGATCCGGCGGGCCGGTGACCGCGAGCAGCTGGTCTTCACGGAGCTGCCCTACCAGGTGAACAAGGCCACCCTCATCGAGAAGATCGCCGAACTGGTGCGCGAGAAGAAGATCGACGGCATCAGCGACCTGCGGGATGAATCCGACCGCGAGGGCATCCGCCTCGTCGTCGAGCTGAAGAAGAACGAACCCAGCGACATCGTCCTGAACCAGCTCTACCAGCAGACCCAGCTCCAGAACAGCTTCCCCATCACCATGCTGGCCATCGTGAACGGCCAGCCCCGGATCTGCACCCTGCGGGAGGTGTTGCAGGAGTTCATCGGCTTCCGCCGCGAGGTGGTGACGCGCCGGACCCTGTTCCAGCTGCGAAAGGCCGAAGACCGCCACCATGTCCTCATGGGCCTCAAGATCGCCCTGGACCACCTGGACGCGGTCATCAAGCTCATCCGCGGCGCCAAGAGCCCCGAGGAGGCCAAGGCCGGCCTGATGGCCGGGGCCTTCGCCACCGCCGCCGCCCTCAAGAAGGACCCCAGCCTCTGCCTGTCCGCCGTGCAGGCCCAGGCCATCCTGGACATGCGCCTCCAGCGCCTCACGGGGCTGGAGCGCGAGAAGATCCTCGACGAGCTGGCCGAGCTCGAAAAGCAGATCGCCAAGCTCAAGGCCATCCTCGCCGACGACAAGCTGCTCCTGCAGGTCATCAAGGAGGAGCTGCAGCAGGTGGCCGACCAGTTCGGCAACGACCGTCGCACCGAGATCGTGGGCTACTCCGGCGAGATCCGCATGGAGGATGTGGTGCCGGACGACCCCATGGTCGTCACCATGTCCAAGGCGGGCTACATCAAGCGCACCGACCTCACCGCCTACCGCCGCCAGCGGCGCGGCGGCAAGGGCAAGGTGGGCATGAAGACCAAGGACGAGGATTTCGTCGAGCAGCTCTTCATGACCAAGGCCCACGACACCCTGATGGCTTTCACAGACAAGGGCATCGTGTACGCCCTCAAGGTTTACGACCTGCCGGAAGCCGCCGCCTCCACCCGGGGCAAGCACATCCGCAACCTCATCTCCCTGAAGGACGGGGAGAATGTCGTGACCCTCATGGCCCTGCGGGACTTCCCCGAGGGCGAGACCCTGGTCTTCGCCACCAGCGACGGCACGGTGAAGAAGTCCAGCCTGGCGGCCTACGCCAACATCCGGACCAATGGCCTCATCGCCCTCAACATCGATGACGGCAACAGCCTGGTGGCCGTGCGCCGCTCCACGGGAACCCAGCAGATCGTCCTGGCCACGGCCCAGGGCAAGGCCATCCGCTTCCCCGAAGAGGATGTCCGCGCCACCGGCCGCGCCACCACGGGCGTGCGGGGCATGAAGCTGGCCAAGGGCGACCACATCGTGGACATGGAAGTGGCCGAGCCCCTGCCGGACCTGCCGGAGGGCGTGGAGCCCGACGAGAGCACCGAGGATCACGGCATGCTGCTCACGGTCTGCGAGAAGGGCTACGGCAAGCGCAGCCTCCTCCAGGACTACCGCCTCCAGGGGCGCGGCGGCACGGGCGTCATCAACATCCGCGCCGGCGTCCGCAACGGGCAGGTGGTGGGCTTCAAGCTCGTCAAGCCCGGCGAGGGCTGCCTCCTCATCAGTCAGGAGGGGATGGTCATCCGCTTCCTCATCGACGAGGTCCGCAAGACGGGCCGCAATGCCCAGGGCGTCAGCCTCCTCAAGCTGGCCAGCGCCGAGGACCGCGTCGTGGGCCTCGCCAAGATCGACGCCAGCGCCATGGCCCTGGACGAAGAGGAGGATCTCGTCGAAGTCGAGGCGGCTCACCCGGGGCCGGACGAAAACGGCGAGCAGCCGAAACTGGGGCTGTAG
- a CDS encoding gamma-glutamylcyclotransferase family protein, producing MSADGLFVYGTLREGGSRHAWLRRTDPEGLTGAWVAGRLFHLSAGYPALVAGAEPEVPPPGPGWVRGDFVGYDSEGDLESALADLDSLEGVEEGLFSRQILPVLLEGGHRYRAWVYVFHVERLPRLEREAVELPDGDWARYF from the coding sequence GTGAGCGCTGACGGCCTCTTCGTCTACGGCACCCTCCGCGAGGGGGGATCCCGGCACGCCTGGCTCCGCCGGACCGATCCCGAGGGCCTCACGGGCGCCTGGGTCGCCGGTCGCCTCTTCCACCTGTCCGCGGGCTATCCCGCCCTGGTGGCCGGGGCCGAACCCGAGGTCCCTCCCCCGGGGCCCGGCTGGGTCCGGGGGGACTTCGTGGGCTATGACTCCGAGGGCGATCTGGAGTCCGCCCTGGCGGACCTCGATTCTCTGGAGGGCGTGGAGGAGGGACTCTTCTCCCGCCAGATCCTGCCCGTCCTCCTGGAGGGGGGCCACCGGTACCGGGCCTGGGTCTATGTGTTCCATGTGGAACGCCTGCCCCGGCTGGAGCGGGAGGCCGTGGAGCTTCCGGACGGCGACTGGGCGCGGTACTTCTAA
- a CDS encoding ATP-binding protein: MAGPLRSSSSPPGRFGGPGGLGPGKRILCVLGLALVYLGAAKTPFPSGLPFQAYLFWPAAAVAHTAFFILGADAVWGLALGSLALNLGGWLPWPHALAMVVLQTLEPLIAWRILVRLGVGRPDLRQVRDLLRWLGVSAAAGAFFSAGLGAQVVGLAHRDGGFRDPLATSLSWFLGDLTALLCLGPALLHALVPREADPEETALFRLRHPVLEGLALAGLCLLLLFGARINPGLSRDVGLALQFALVLPMLGVALRFGPRGTSWGVALLSLSMLVLLWVQGRALPQEAFRFSQLYLMVLALAALITAAAAEEARAARRALETRELQGQRMEAVATLAGGLVHGFNNQLTVLLGNLDRLRLLPPGSPEAAIVTGRMEDATLSMERTVHQLKALSHQTPLRAFSLPLREALAPFLLETAALPDRIDFQVDLPEDLVVGLDPELLRQALQLLVANAVEALSGTGRIRLRAEREDPWVRLILEDDGPGMTPEVLRRACDPFFTTRSVGRNRGLGLSIAFSLARQMGGWLTLHSRPGEGTRAELGLPQGKAMESLSVPPLATLRTRRILLADDEAGIRELTQEVLRDHGFEVVEAADGQEALEAFEADPSGWDLVILDLVMPRLHGADVLSRIRGSRPNLPALLISGYNAEARPGLLEGPHQRFLAKPFRIRDLVAAMEELGLLTPEADSSRER; the protein is encoded by the coding sequence GTGGCGGGTCCCCTCCGCTCGTCCAGTTCTCCCCCAGGCCGCTTCGGCGGCCCGGGGGGGCTCGGCCCGGGGAAACGGATCCTCTGCGTTCTCGGCCTCGCCCTGGTCTACCTGGGGGCCGCCAAGACGCCCTTCCCCTCGGGCCTTCCCTTCCAGGCCTACCTCTTCTGGCCCGCCGCCGCCGTCGCCCACACGGCCTTCTTCATCCTGGGCGCCGACGCCGTCTGGGGGCTGGCCCTGGGCTCCCTGGCCCTGAATCTCGGCGGCTGGCTGCCCTGGCCCCATGCCCTGGCCATGGTCGTCCTCCAGACCCTCGAGCCGCTGATCGCCTGGCGGATCCTGGTGCGCCTGGGGGTCGGCCGGCCGGACCTGCGCCAGGTCCGGGACCTGCTCCGCTGGCTCGGGGTCTCGGCGGCGGCCGGCGCCTTCTTCTCGGCGGGGCTGGGGGCCCAGGTGGTGGGCCTCGCCCACCGGGATGGGGGGTTCAGGGATCCCCTGGCCACCAGCCTCTCCTGGTTCCTGGGAGATCTCACCGCCCTCCTCTGCCTGGGCCCCGCCCTCCTCCATGCCCTCGTCCCCCGGGAGGCCGATCCGGAAGAGACGGCCCTCTTTCGGCTGAGACACCCCGTTCTGGAGGGGCTCGCCCTGGCGGGCCTCTGCCTGCTCCTGCTGTTCGGGGCCCGGATCAACCCGGGGCTTTCGCGCGATGTGGGTCTGGCCCTCCAGTTCGCCCTGGTGCTCCCGATGCTGGGGGTGGCCCTCCGCTTCGGCCCCCGCGGCACCTCCTGGGGCGTGGCCCTGCTCTCCCTCAGCATGCTCGTGCTCCTCTGGGTCCAGGGCCGGGCGCTTCCCCAGGAAGCCTTCCGCTTCTCCCAGCTCTACCTCATGGTGCTGGCCCTCGCCGCCCTGATCACGGCCGCCGCCGCCGAGGAGGCCCGCGCCGCCCGCCGGGCCCTGGAAACGCGCGAGCTCCAGGGCCAGCGCATGGAGGCCGTGGCCACCCTGGCGGGCGGCCTGGTGCACGGGTTCAACAACCAGCTGACCGTCCTGCTGGGCAACCTGGACCGCCTGCGGCTGCTGCCCCCGGGCTCCCCGGAGGCCGCCATCGTCACCGGCCGGATGGAGGATGCCACCCTCTCCATGGAGCGCACGGTCCACCAGCTGAAGGCCCTGTCCCACCAGACTCCCCTCCGGGCCTTCTCGCTGCCCCTCCGCGAGGCCCTCGCGCCCTTCCTCCTGGAAACCGCCGCCCTGCCCGACCGCATCGACTTCCAGGTCGACCTTCCGGAGGATCTGGTGGTCGGCCTGGATCCCGAGCTCCTGCGGCAAGCCCTCCAGCTTCTGGTGGCCAACGCCGTGGAGGCCCTCTCGGGCACCGGCCGGATCCGGCTTCGCGCCGAGCGGGAGGATCCCTGGGTCCGTCTGATCCTCGAGGATGACGGCCCGGGCATGACCCCCGAGGTGCTGCGGCGGGCCTGCGACCCCTTCTTCACGACCCGTTCCGTGGGCCGGAACCGGGGGCTCGGGCTCTCCATCGCCTTCTCCCTCGCCCGGCAGATGGGGGGCTGGCTCACCCTCCACAGCCGCCCCGGGGAGGGGACCCGCGCCGAGCTGGGTCTGCCCCAGGGGAAGGCCATGGAGTCCCTTTCGGTTCCACCCCTCGCCACCCTGCGGACTCGGCGGATCCTTCTGGCCGACGATGAGGCCGGCATCCGCGAGCTCACCCAGGAGGTCCTCCGGGACCACGGGTTCGAGGTCGTGGAGGCCGCCGACGGACAGGAGGCCCTGGAGGCCTTCGAGGCCGATCCCTCGGGCTGGGATCTGGTCATTCTCGACCTCGTCATGCCGCGGCTCCACGGAGCCGATGTGCTCAGCCGCATCCGGGGCTCCCGCCCCAACCTCCCGGCCCTGCTCATCAGCGGGTACAACGCCGAGGCGCGACCCGGCCTCCTGGAGGGCCCCCACCAGCGCTTCCTGGCCAAGCCCTTCCGGATCCGCGACCTGGTGGCGGCCATGGAAGAGCTGGGTCTGTTGACCCCCGAGGCGGATTCCTCCCGTGAGCGCTGA
- a CDS encoding serine hydroxymethyltransferase, translating into MYEVIRTSDPAVFQALELEVQRQRHHLELIASENYASRAVMQAMGSHFTNKYAEGYPGKRYYGGCSQVDIVENLARDRAKQIFGAEHANVQPHSGAQANMAVYLAALKPGDTVMGLDLAHGGHLTHGHPLNSSGILYKFVPYHVRQEDERVDMDEVRTLARQHQPKMIVVGASAYSRTWNFPLFREICDEVGALLMVDMAHIAGLVATGHHPSPVPHADYVTTTTHKTLRGPRGGLILCKSQYAKDLDRAVFPGVQGGPLMHVIAAKAVALHEIMQPEFKAYSGQVICNAHALAKGLQERGWRIVSGGTDNHLFLVDLRDHELLGHEAENCLHRAGMTTNKNGIPFDPNPPLKPSGVRLGSPALTTRGMKEAEMDQIARFFDVTLRHRGDESTFARVRQEVFHLTDQFPIPE; encoded by the coding sequence ATGTACGAAGTCATCCGAACCTCCGACCCCGCCGTGTTCCAGGCCCTCGAGCTGGAGGTGCAGCGCCAGCGGCACCACCTGGAACTCATCGCGTCGGAAAACTACGCCTCCCGCGCCGTCATGCAGGCCATGGGCTCCCACTTCACCAACAAGTACGCGGAAGGCTATCCCGGCAAGCGCTACTACGGCGGCTGCAGCCAGGTGGACATCGTCGAGAACCTGGCGCGCGACCGGGCCAAGCAGATCTTCGGCGCCGAGCATGCCAATGTGCAGCCCCACAGCGGCGCCCAGGCCAACATGGCCGTCTACCTCGCGGCCCTGAAGCCCGGCGACACCGTGATGGGCCTGGATCTGGCCCACGGCGGCCACCTCACCCACGGCCACCCCCTGAACAGCTCCGGCATCCTCTACAAGTTCGTGCCCTACCATGTGCGCCAGGAAGACGAGCGGGTGGACATGGACGAGGTCCGCACCCTGGCGCGGCAGCACCAGCCCAAGATGATCGTCGTGGGCGCCTCGGCCTACAGCCGCACCTGGAACTTCCCCCTCTTCCGCGAGATTTGCGACGAAGTGGGCGCCCTGCTCATGGTGGACATGGCCCACATCGCCGGCCTGGTGGCCACGGGCCACCATCCGAGCCCCGTACCGCACGCGGATTATGTCACCACCACCACCCACAAGACCCTGCGGGGCCCCCGCGGCGGTCTGATCCTCTGCAAGTCCCAGTACGCCAAGGACCTTGACCGCGCGGTCTTCCCGGGCGTCCAGGGCGGTCCGCTCATGCATGTCATCGCCGCCAAGGCGGTGGCCCTGCACGAGATCATGCAGCCCGAGTTCAAGGCCTACAGCGGCCAGGTCATCTGCAACGCCCACGCCCTGGCCAAGGGCCTGCAGGAGCGCGGCTGGCGCATCGTCAGCGGCGGCACGGACAACCACCTGTTCCTGGTGGATCTGCGCGACCACGAGCTGCTGGGCCACGAGGCCGAGAACTGCCTGCACCGGGCCGGCATGACCACCAACAAGAACGGCATCCCCTTCGACCCCAACCCGCCCCTCAAGCCCTCGGGCGTGCGCCTGGGCAGTCCCGCCCTCACCACGCGCGGCATGAAGGAGGCGGAAATGGATCAGATCGCCCGCTTCTTCGATGTCACCCTGCGGCATCGCGGCGATGAAAGCACCTTCGCCCGCGTCCGGCAGGAAGTCTTCCACCTCACCGATCAGTTCCCCATCCCCGAATAA
- the purB gene encoding adenylosuccinate lyase: MPFLPPHDGPELERFEHPLASRYASKAMVRLLSPLYRQRVWRRLWIALAEAESELGLPVTKAQVAELKATQDAVDLEAIARHEAALRHDVMAAIHAWGEQAPGARPIIHLGATSCFVTDNGDLLIAQEALTLLRRRLQDAIAALSAFAAQWQDQPTLGFTHFQPAQPTTVGKRATLWIQDLLLDLEDLDHLIRTTPVRGVKGTTGTQASFLELFEGDGAKVEALEQRFCAKVGFPAIPVSGQTATRKLEDRIGQVLCGIAASASKFACDLRLLQHLKEVEEPFESKQIGSSAMPYKRNPMRSERINSLARFVLGLMPSSYQTSASQWMERTLDDSAHRRLTISQGLLAVDAILVLFRNVASGLVVYPKMIEARLSQELPFMAAEVLLMEAVKRGGDRQDLHERFRGAALEAGRRIKAEGRPNELLKLLAEDPAWAMTEAELASLLDARRFTGRAGDQVRQFLAGPVAAALKDHAPADEAAVRV; encoded by the coding sequence ATGCCCTTTCTCCCGCCCCACGATGGTCCCGAGCTGGAGCGATTCGAGCACCCCCTGGCCAGCCGGTACGCCAGCAAGGCCATGGTGCGCCTGCTGTCGCCGCTGTACCGCCAGCGGGTCTGGCGGCGGCTCTGGATCGCCCTGGCGGAAGCCGAATCCGAACTGGGGCTGCCGGTGACGAAGGCCCAGGTCGCCGAGCTGAAGGCCACCCAGGACGCCGTGGACCTCGAGGCCATCGCCCGCCATGAAGCGGCCCTGCGCCACGATGTCATGGCCGCCATCCACGCCTGGGGCGAGCAGGCGCCCGGCGCGCGGCCCATCATCCACCTGGGGGCCACCAGCTGCTTCGTGACGGACAACGGGGACCTGCTCATCGCGCAGGAGGCCCTCACCCTGCTGCGGCGGCGCCTGCAGGACGCGATCGCGGCCCTGTCGGCCTTTGCCGCCCAGTGGCAGGATCAGCCCACGCTGGGCTTCACCCACTTCCAGCCGGCCCAGCCCACCACCGTGGGCAAGCGCGCGACCCTATGGATCCAGGACCTGCTGCTGGACCTGGAGGACCTGGACCACCTCATCCGCACCACACCCGTGCGCGGCGTGAAGGGCACCACGGGCACCCAGGCCAGCTTCCTCGAACTCTTCGAGGGCGACGGCGCCAAGGTGGAAGCCCTGGAACAGCGCTTCTGCGCCAAGGTCGGCTTCCCGGCCATCCCCGTCAGCGGCCAGACCGCCACTCGGAAGCTGGAGGACCGCATCGGCCAGGTGCTCTGCGGCATCGCGGCCTCCGCCTCGAAGTTCGCCTGCGACCTGCGCCTGCTCCAGCACCTCAAGGAAGTGGAAGAGCCCTTCGAGTCGAAGCAGATCGGATCCAGCGCCATGCCTTACAAGCGCAACCCCATGCGCTCGGAGCGCATCAACAGCCTCGCCCGCTTCGTGCTGGGCCTCATGCCCTCCAGCTACCAGACCAGCGCCAGCCAGTGGATGGAGCGGACCCTGGACGACAGCGCCCATCGCCGCCTCACCATCAGCCAGGGCCTGCTGGCGGTGGACGCCATCCTGGTGCTCTTCCGCAATGTGGCCTCGGGCCTCGTCGTGTATCCGAAGATGATCGAGGCGCGCCTCAGCCAGGAGCTGCCCTTCATGGCTGCCGAGGTGCTCCTCATGGAGGCCGTCAAGCGCGGCGGCGACCGCCAGGACCTCCACGAGCGGTTCCGCGGGGCCGCCCTCGAAGCGGGGCGCCGCATCAAGGCCGAGGGCCGCCCCAACGAGCTGCTGAAGCTGCTGGCGGAGGATCCCGCCTGGGCCATGACCGAAGCTGAACTGGCATCCCTGCTGGACGCGCGCCGGTTCACCGGCCGCGCCGGAGACCAGGTGCGCCAGTTCCTGGCGGGCCCCGTGGCCGCCGCCCTGAAGGACCACGCCCCGGCCGACGAAGCCGCCGTGCGCGTTTGA